The Prionailurus bengalensis isolate Pbe53 chromosome A3, Fcat_Pben_1.1_paternal_pri, whole genome shotgun sequence genome includes a window with the following:
- the PIGF gene encoding phosphatidylinositol-glycan biosynthesis class F protein isoform X2: protein MKDTDIKRLLYTHLLCIFSIILSIFIPSFFLENFSILETHLTWLCICSVFVTAVNLVLYLVVKPNASSKRSSLSYKVTRFLKCCIYFLMSCFFFHVIFVLYGAPLIELVLETFLFAVILSTFTTVPCLCLLGPNIKAWLRVFSRNGVTSIWENSLQITTISSFIGTWLGAFPIPLDWERPWQERI, encoded by the exons ATGAAAGATACTGATATCAAGAGACTACTGTATACTCATcttttatgcatattttcaatTATCCTAAGCATCTTCATTCCATCATTCTTCTTGGAGAACTTCTCAATATTGGAAACACACTTGACATGGTTGTgcatctgttctgtttttgtaaCTGCCGTCAATCTAGTATTATATTTAGTAGTGAAACCAAATGCATCCTCTAAAAGAAGTTCATTATCATATAAG gtaaCCAGGTTTTTGAAATGCTGTATCTACTTTCTTATGTCATGTTTCTtctttcatgtaatttttgttCTGTATGGAGCACCACTCATAGA gctggtgttggaaacatttttatttgcagtTATTTTGTCTACTTTTACTACTGTACCTTGTTTGTGTTTGTTAGGACCAAACATCAAAGCATGGCTGAGAGTTTTCAGTAGAAATGG AGTTACATCCATTTGGGAGAACAGTCTTCAGATCACTacaatttctagtttcataggaACATGGCTTGGCGCCTTCCCTATTCCACTCGATTGGGAAAGACCATGGCAG GAGAGAATTTGA
- the CRIPT gene encoding cysteine-rich PDZ-binding protein, with product MVCEKCEKKLGTVITPDTWKDGARNTTESGGRKLNENKALTSKKARFDPYGKNKFSTCRICKSSVHQPGSHYCQGCAYKKGICAMCGKKVLDTKNYKQTSV from the exons ATGGTGTGCGAAAAAT GTGAAAAGAAACTTGGTACTGTTATCACtccagacacatggaaagatggtGCAAGGAATACCAcag AAAGTGGTGGAAGAaagctgaatgaaaataaagcttTAACTTCAAAAAAAGCAAG aTTCGATCCATATGGAAAGAATAAGTTCTCTACTTGCAGAATTTGTAAAAGTTCGGTACATCAGCCGGGTTCCCATTACTGCCAGGGCTGTGCCTACAAAAAGG gcaTCTGTGCAATGTGTGGAAAAAAGGTTTTGGATACCAAAAACTACAAGCAAACGTCTGTGTAG